tttttttttttttttttttttgcaagaaaatGTGAGTGGTTCGGTGAGATACCTCATACGGCCATTTAAACCATCTCTTCTTTGGATGATCACGCGACCATGCACATGATTTTTAGGAAAAGTAAAATGGGAAATGAACCCACATGAGGCTATGCGATTTGGACAATCCCAAAACCACCAACATGATTTGGGTAAAATGCATAACGGCCTACGCGGTTTGGGAAATCATCGATTTTTTAAATggatttgttattttattttttgttacttAAATTATGCCCTAAACATGCGTTTCTATATTTCTTCATAGGTATCCTTGGTCTATTTAAAAATCATGATAGGAATGAGATCTTTAGTTTATTTCTAATGTATATGTAGTTCTTTATAGAAATGATATTGCAAGTTGGTTTTGAAGGAAATTGAAATATGTATTAACGAGGATCTTAGTCATTCTAAATAAAAGTATTGATAAGGAAATTGTCATTCTAAatggatttatttttaataaGGGAAGTCGGAAGGATGATGGAGTTGGGAGAAGATGCAAGTAACAATCTTGCCATTATAATGACTGCCGTGTTTAAGATGCTCAATTATACTTCTTTCATAATACAAATTAAAaaagttataaattttttaaagaagtACTCGAATTGTAATTTTGTGAGATTAGAAATTCAAGAGGGGTAGGTTGGATTGTAGAAAAGAAGGGCTGTAAATAAGGATGAATCGGGTGTTGGATGAAACTGATCGAGCCATTTGGGTAAGTTAAGCTGCTCAAGTTAGTTGAGCTAGATAAAACATGCCGAGTATGCCAAACAAACCAAGTATCCTTGCTAGGCACACTAATTTTCGCTCAAGCTCTAACATGCCAATCAAGCCAAGAGGACCATGATAAGTTGCTCAATTTGGTCAAGTTAATTGAGCCAAGTGGCCCAAGCCTATCTCGTCAACTTATTTCATCTAATGGTAAACTGATCGTGTTGATCAAGCAAGCTGAAACTTAAAGTAAACAAGCAGAAAGATTACACTACTTACATTCATGTCACCATATTTATCCACAACTGTCCAAAGTATCATTGATCTTAAATCTGTTTGTCGTGTACTAAGTTGATTTATGTCCTAAAGTTGCCATCTTTCCCCGGCTGCACAATCAGAAAGAAAGAACAGCAGACGTCACAGCATTCCTTAGAATGTTTCTTAAGAAAGGGAGGATGATTACGTGAGAACCTTTAGAATGTGCCATGTGAAAGAAGAAAAATGCCATTAAATAATTGGAAGTCATTGTACGGATTGAACACTTGTAAGGGCAGTGAAAGCGGTGGAGGTTCAACAGTGATGGAGCAGTCAGCAAACCACGGCGTTGTACGTGTCTACGTCCGGCTGACCACCAGCGACGGTGGTCCTTCATGCGCCTTCGTGATCCCTTACCTCCACGATCTCATTCCCGATGCTGGCACCTTTATTGCCGGCGTCGACGTGGACACCGTTACCCTGTATGCGCACGCCAACTGCCGCCTGTCTTGCAGGAAATCAGAGTCAGAACTTATTCGTGATCTCTGATAAATATACAGGAAATGAATGGAAAAAAAATGTATAGCCGATGTGTTTCTCgcatcttccaggtacacctccACTCCTCATGGCATCTCCTGGACCTTGACAAACAATCCACTTGATCATCCATGCATGTTCATGTAGAGAGGTACACAAGCTTTTCTTACTGCTTGTCCAACAATCCACATtttgttttacttttattttttcagtttttcttttcatttgttgAGTCTAATCCTATATTAATTTGCTTTCGGATTTGATTGATAAGCTGACTTAGTGATGATATAAGATTCAATCTAattctattttttaattaagtatGATATCATGTTGAATATTCTAAAGTGCATCCTATATATTTGTTTATGATATGCGTGGAAAATCAGTGAAGAACTATGATCGGTGATTGTATCTCACCTTTCTTTTACTTGTGCGATTTAATGCATAGCTTAGGTCTTTCTCCAATGCTTCAAGCTCATCTGCGtttagctttgaaaattttcTCTCTTGTAATCTGCCAAGAAACTAGGATAATTTTAGATGGCATTCATTGAATCTTGGTATCAACATGGTAGGAAATACGCCAACCTTTTACCAATCTCCAGCAATTTGGGATCATCTCCTAGACAAGCAATTTCTTCATGACTCTGTTGTTATAATGAAAGCAATTAATATCGCAATAAGAAAGTAAGGTGAGTATAACATACCCTGCATTAGTTCGCCACGTTTGTGATGCTGAAGACAACTGAAACAAATTTCAGTAGAAACTGAAAATATAAGACCAATGATctgatatctatatatatatatatatataagttagcAGATATATATTAGTTATGACACAACAGTATTCTAGTATTATgagttcaaaaatttgaaatctatATAAGATTCCAAAAGAGTAAGATTGTTAGTTGACACGTTTTAGAAGCTAAAATCTATCTATAAAAATTTTGCTTATTTAGAAACCGGTGAAACAACATTGAGATAATTTAGGATTAATTTATCAGAGTGAGTTCCACAGTTTTGGTTGCTTTTGTTTGTTTGGTCAGGACATCTCCCACTTTGGGATCTACTAATAAAGAGACATTTTATACTcttaaaaaaattgaagaatTTGAATCAGGTTGAAAATTAGAAATGTTGAGTACATCAGTCAAACTACCACTATCCTAATGGGACCAATCAAAACAGATCACCTTGGTTAGATATTGGTGCTTTCTTCAAAATGACAGGAAACATTCAATCATATAAAAGCACAATAAGCATGGCCTCAATGAAGATAAGTTTGCCTATGGTATAAGTCAACTGTCattcatgctcatgatgtttagGGTATAAGCCATATATTTTAAGTTGATATATATGGGGAACAGCACATCTTATTCTATggatatgatatttacttttccATTGTCAACAATGACCGACTTAAAATTTTATATCCAATGTTTGAGATCAAATAATTTGGATTTTCAGGCCAT
This region of Zingiber officinale cultivar Zhangliang chromosome 9A, Zo_v1.1, whole genome shotgun sequence genomic DNA includes:
- the LOC122018964 gene encoding MADS-box transcription factor 51-like — protein: MGRRGKVELRRIEDRTSRQIRFSKRRSGLFKKAYELAVLCDAEVALVVFSPAGKLYEFSSISSLESTMERSKKYVDSEKTVDKLDVNAQSHEEIACLGDDPKLLEIGKRLQERKFSKLNADELEALEKDLSYALNRTSKRKAAVGVRIQGNGVHVDAGNKGASIGNEIVEVRDHEGA